The Penaeus monodon isolate SGIC_2016 chromosome 1, NSTDA_Pmon_1, whole genome shotgun sequence DNA window GCGTCACTCGGCGGTGTGACGAAAGCGCCGTGGCTCTCCGGGGGCGCCCGTGACCTCAGGGCGGGTCCCGATGCTCTCTTGAGATCATCTTGGCGCCTTGCATTGTTATTACCTTATTTATACCGTGAAGCTCAACGTCCTCACCGTCCTCCTTGCAGTTGTTCTGACCCTTTCGCGTTCTCTTCAGCCCGAGAGTAAATGCAGTGCAATCCGAACAAGTGAAACGACTGGCTGAGCGAGCGGTGCCAGAGTCGACGACGGACAGTTGGCGAGCcgagagcgcgcgagagagacCTGACAGTGAACTCATAAATACGCCGCAGTTGTTGAGCTGCGCGAGTGTGACCTATATACCTGCCGTCCTTGGAGCGAGGGacgcgtgagtgtttgtgtgtgtttcggtgcATTCGCAGACTTCACAGCAGCTCGTTGTGAACGTCACTGTTGCGGTGACGCCGTTTCGAGAAAGGAGTCGTCGTGACGCACCCAGGACGGTGTCGGCGACCTGCGCGGAGAGGGAGTGTGTAGGAAGGGGCGCGAATGTCCACGGCGGCACCGACCCCCCGCAGACAGCAGTGATGCCCGTGCCCGCCGCTCGCAACCTGCCCTCGCCCACCGACCCGCAGTCCTTCTTCCACTATCCGCCGTCGGCCCCGGACAAGACCTCGCCCGTGGCCGCGCCGCCGGAGAAGGCGAAGGGCCGCGATGACGTGTCGGTGACCACGCTGCCTCCTAGCCCCATCGTGCATCCGTACACCTCGTGCCCGTCGCCCATCTTCCAGCTGGAGTTCCCGCACGACCTGGAGTGCCTGACGCCCAGCCCGGACCCGAGTCGCTCCGCTACTCCCGACGGGTTCCGCCACTTCCTGCAGGTGTCTCTCTCCAGGTCTCCCTCCCcaagcctccccttccctcccccgccgtCCTCCAGGTCCCCGTCCCCaggcctccccttccctcccccgccgaCCTCCAGGTCCCCGTCCCCGACCAACCTAGGCCTTCCTTCGCCCGGGGACGCCCACGGCCGGGACTCGGCCTGGTCTCCCTGGTCGTGGGCCATCAAGCAGCCCCCCCCGGCTGCCGACTGCCAGTCCCCACCCAGCTACGCCCACTCCCAAGgcacttccacctccacttcctgcCGTGCCTCCACTCTTTCTCCCGACACGTCCTTATCCACCTCCACCTCGGCCTCCAACAACACCTCCGCTGGCTCCAGCAACCCCTACAGGAGCGAGATCCACACCTCCTCCTACCACACGTGCACCTCCTCGTCCGCCTCGCAGGCCCTCGAGCCCGCTCCTTTTTCCTGTGGCTCCGCATCCTCTAATCCTCCGTCCAGTCGCTCGGCCTCCACCGACCCCGCCGTAGCAGCACCTAAGCCCGCTCGCCCGACCTCCATTTCCCTGAAGCCCTCGTTCTCTCTCGGGCTTCCGAAGGCTTCCTCCGATCCCCGCCCGATCTCCGTTTCGCGgcctgcggcggcggcggcggcggcgggaagGGTCGAGGTGCTCACGGGGCGGGACCTGCTGTTCGGCGGGTGGCTCGGCTGCGGCCGGACGGCAGGGATGCTCGGCATGCTCTTCTCTGCCGTTGGGAACTGCATGCGGACGGTGGAACCGGCGCAGCGTAACCTCATCGATGAACCGGAGCTGGTGCACGAAGCGCGGGAGGACATGTCGCCCGGTTCCCCCCCCTCTCAAAGGAGCGGCGGAATGGCACGGGAGAAGCAGGTAAGCCGCGCCCCGAGGCCCGAGCTCGACAACGCGCGGCAGGAGCGGGAGGCGTGGCTTAGAAACCGAGACGAGGATATATGCATCATTGAGGAATACTGCGACGCGGAGGAGGAGCTGCCCCAGCACCCAACGCACTCTGTCCCCAGCGTCCACCTCCCCCACGACAACCCTCGCCGCGGgaccaacaaaacaataataacaacaacaacagcaggacCATCAACAACAATACCGCCACTTCAAGGCTGGGGAAGTTCGCCTCGGCTGTGAAGGGCTCTGCCTCGCGGCGCCCCTTGGTGCTGCTCATCGGGGAGTCGCTCAGGACCGCCCGGGCCAACAAACGCTCCAGGTCCTCCTCAGGTAGGTGCCGAGACGCCGCCGCCAGACGTTTACAGCAACATCTCTGATCCGTCTCACCCGGCGATACATACTCACAGACAAGTACCTCATATATGCTATCAATACACAAAGATTGGAATTATGTCGTGTAGAGTacagttattatagttattatgccCGGTCTTCATTTGCCATTCGCCTTTAACTttggacaaaaggggaaaaacgcagtGCAGTGTCTGCGTGTCTCAGTCTCACGTGGGCGGATCCTGTCGACATATCAAGTTTATTTTTAACGATTTTCGTCCTCGTTTCCAATGCCGGCAAATCGTTAGTATGCAAACAATATTAGGACAGCGATAGGGTTGGTGGCTGGCGGATTTTCCCCGTGCTTTTGTTTACTGATAACGAATCAGAATACATAATGCTCGACAAGGATGTTCAAATTTATGTGAATGCgcaaacaaaaataagagaatgtCAATATAGATTTTCTGAAACGGAGTTACGGAAAGACGAATAATAGTTTTTAttcattcaatttatttatttcatttgtttattattattatttttttggcacgGTGGCCTAGTTATGCTCCTGGTGTTACGGTATGTTGCATTGGATTAAACCTCGTCTTATAGCGGCCCGGATGCCGTTTTCGTTGGCCATAAACATGATAAGAGAGTTTTTGCCGATGGATGAAGGTCCATTGTTGTTACGTTTTGTAGGATGGAatgtgtattttgttatttttttcagggATTATTggattgttatttgttgtttttatcctttttttttttttgttcacgtgAGGGTGTGTTCTTCCGTTCTGTTTCCGTGTTCTCATTCCAGCCTCCTGAGTGTGACCCCTTCGGCTGCAAAGGTCATCGTCACTTCTGTTGGTCGCtgttctatctccctttcttcttcttttcttcttcgtttcttcgtcattactttcgtttttccttccttccttgctacTTTGGAGTTGTCTGGTTTTGATTCCGTACCTTTCTCCGTCATTTAGCTGAGATGGCATATTTCCTCTTGTTTACATTCTCgttccttctgttctctctcctcttttttttctcttttgtctcctatcctcttctcgtttcttctctcctctcctctccttttgtcgtttcttctcctttcccctcttcttttttcctttcttttattctccccttctctcttctttcttcttcatctgagCTTTCCCCGTTTCCTCGCAGCTTCCTCTCAatatctcctcatccctccttcattgcttctcctctccttcaggccccttccctcccctcccctttccactctccctcccccttcccctccccttccctcactcttcccctccccatgccTTCCCCATTCTCAGACAAACCCCTTGATCACCTTCCATCAGGGCCGCCGCCCAGGAAGGTCACCTCAAGGGATCAGGGACAAGCGCTTGACCACGTTTACATTGTCCTTCTCATCCCCCGCAGGGCCTCGGGGCTTGACCTCGTAACCCTTGACACAccggggaaggaaggaggctggggtgaggtgggggaggtgaggggggtgtATGAGCGCAGATggcggggggcggaggggggcggagaatggggtgaaggaggaggaggaggaggaggaggaggaggaggaggaggaggaggaggaggaggaggaggaggaggaggaggaggaggaggaggatggggggggggaggaggaggagggggactgcCTCGCTCAGCATGAGTCACTCGTgtttatttatgtgcgtgtgagttTAAATGTGAGTGAGTGTCGGGCAGACAGGCGGATAAAGTACGAGAGTTTGtagatgtgagtgagtgaattagtgGGTGAGAGCGGGAGTGAGATCGAGAGTGAGAtcgagagtgggagtgagagtgggagtgagaatgGGCGTGAATGAGAGTCGATAAGGGATtacgagagatgaaagagagatggagataaaaaaaataaaaacatagaaggaaaagaagggatcagagaagaaaaaaggataagagaTAACAGACCAAACAACTAAAACAAAGATACCaaacaaggaaacaagaaaagaaacagaaggaaggagTTCGCATACCGTTGATCACTCAGGTAACTCTCTAATCTCTGCCTCGACACAGCATCTCCGACGGAATTTCGCCGGATGTCACCGCCATAGTGGACTGATGCCATCTGGTGCCTCCCCGCCCACGCGCGCTTCTCCATTCAAATGGCCTTTCGAGCTCACTCGCGCCCACGACGCCCACTCGGCCGTTAGGCTTGCAGTCTGACCTTTACAcaagattaaaagagagaaaaagtgtttttgcgtgtgtgcgcgcgcgcgcatgtgtgtgtgtgtttgttgtgcgtgcACTCGTGCGCACGCAGAATAAGAGAGAATGCGAGTGTCAGAATGCGAATTTGAGTGAgtgtgggggagagggcgagtgggagggaaaggaagtaagattgagagagagatagagagagatagagagagcgagagagagcgagagagagcgagagagagcgagagagagcgagagagagagcgagagcgatacTGCCGATGGCAGCTTTTCTATCCGTGCCCTAATCTTGAAACTGAGTTATGGTGTATATTTCGGTCGCCGTCTGAATACTTAATGCAGAAGAGGAAACGGAAAGGAACGAGGGACGAGGGTAGAACGGGGAAAAGAAGGGCGAACCAACTGGAAGACGCGCTCaagtgaaaatgaaagggaagggaagatgaaggaaTGGGCGGCTCGCCCAAACACGGGAGTTGAACGCCGTGGAGGAAATGATCTTTGGCTTTCGAAGATGGCGCGGGTTGgcggggaggagcaggagggggggcggggtgaggtTAGGGATTGGGGTGAGTggggatgagtgagtgtgtgtgtgtgtgggggggggtgaggttgagCATGAGCTGGACGGAAGTGGGGAAGGTGTGGCcgcgcagagagagggagagagaccatcTGACTCACGCGCAGGTTCAGATGGTTCATGGCAAGGACTCCGTGtcacgcccctctctctctctctcactctttctctttctctttttctctctttctctctctttctctcttttttctttctctctctctctcactctttctctttctctttttctctctttttctctttctctttttctctctttctctctttctttctctctctctctcactctttctctttctctttttctctctctttctctttctctctctctctctctctctctctctctctctctctctctctctctctctctctgtctcttggttttctttttcttcctcttcctcttcatcttcctcttcctcttctgctactgctactactatttttcatcttcctctttctttgtccccTTCCTTTTGTCAtttacttcctccctctcaccttccccttcagttctcatccctcccctatcctcctttccctcccctcctctcccctctcctctcctcacattccctcccttcctctttttcccctcaaccctgtctacctcttccttcccttcaccatttcctccctccctcctttccgtctccctccctcccgtctccctctgtcCCACTTCATCCTTCTGGCGTTCTCTTGGCCATCCCTCCCTCGCGccctttcacctcctcccaaAGCCACTCGGAATCCAGGATCACGTCCAGATCCGTCTTTGAGCTCGGCCCGtggtgtgcgtgtccgtgtgcgacCAAAGCTGCCCGCACACGTAAGTCTGGCCTGGACAGGTTACAGATCAGTGATTGTATCGCGGGTCCATCTGCCTTGCCTGTGTTGGTCATGCGCAGGGGGTTTGATCAGGGGGCGTTCcatgcctctctctgtctctgtctccctctgtctctgtctccctctgtctctgtctctgtctccctctgtctctgtctccctctgtcccctctgtctctctctccctctgtctctctctccctctgtctctctctccctctgtctctctctccctctgtctctctctccccgtctcttctgccttcaccctctcccgcctctccctctctctctcccctctcatctctcttgctCTACGTctgcccttccctctctatctcgatctgctctcctcccctcgatcttctctctctctcctttgctttctctctctttcttcgttcttcttcttctcctcttctctctctcttctcttcttttctcttcttcctctctctctctttcattctttctctcattttctttctctatatatttcatgctctttgtctccctctatttcattttctttatctttctctatttctctttctctctttctctttgtctccccacccctctccctctctctgtcacctTCGGTCACTGGACATTCCTACGCCCACGCTCCCCGACCTTCCGCGCCcacagccaccccccccccccacacgcccctTTACGACCTCAAGGCATCAGCATCTTGAACCTTCACGCCCACAGTGCTTGCTTGGTCCTGTCACCCATGCCCCGCCCGTGCCCAGGCCTTGATCTCCCGCGCGCCTCACGCCCATACTTGTAACACGTCGGAGCGCATAGCCAGCTGAGCAAGGGGGTCTCGCAGATGCTTGAGGTGCCACGCGTGTCCTCCGACTCAGGTGCTGCTCGGGCCGGGGTTTGAGGTTGTTGCTTCTGATTTTCGTTgtcgttgtgttattattattattattattatgatgatgatgacgactgttattgttattgttactattactattactattattataactgttattggtactgttattattcactattattactactattattactattatttctattactgctactattattactggtactgctactattactactactaccactactacttcttcttatcttgtttttcttcttcttctgctactgctactattgttatAAGTGTAATGTTGCTGTTGCCATtacagagataatgataataatacttataacgaGATTGGCAAAAAttgtattgataattataatgataatactgataatacatgtaatagtaaagatgattataatgatagtactagCAGTAGTGACGATAATAgttttgatgataaaggtaaaCAGTAGTGTTGTTTTTCTTAAGTATTACCAAATCAGGATTTCTTCTCCGCTTTCatgatattgtttttgttcttctttttgtttttactgttgttgttgttgttatcgtatttcttgtttttcttcttcgtttcctttccctttctcaacAGTTTTAATCATCCCATTACGGAATCTTTTGGCATTTGAATTGAAACGAGAATAGGGCTGTGCGTCCCCTGCGAC harbors:
- the LOC119575950 gene encoding LOW QUALITY PROTEIN: vegetative cell wall protein gp1-like (The sequence of the model RefSeq protein was modified relative to this genomic sequence to represent the inferred CDS: deleted 2 bases in 1 codon), which encodes MPVPAARNLPSPTDPQSFFHYPPSAPDKTSPVAAPPEKAKGRDDVSVTTLPPSPIVHPYTSCPSPIFQLEFPHDLECLTPSPDPSRSATPDGFRHFLQVSLSRSPSPSLPFPPPPSSRSPSPGLPFPPPPTSRSPSPTNLGLPSPGDAHGRDSAWSPWSWAIKQPPPAADCQSPPSYAHSQGTSTSTSCRASTLSPDTSLSTSTSASNNTSAGSSNPYRSEIHTSSYHTCTSSSASQALEPAPFSCGSASSNPPSSRSASTDPAVAAPKPARPTSISLKPSFSLGLPKASSDPRPISVSRPAAAAAAAGRVEVLTGRDLLFGGWLGCGRTAGMLGMLFSAVGNCMRTVEPAQRNLIDEPELVHEAREDMSPGSPPSQRSGGMAREKQVSRAPRPELDNARQEREAWLRNRDEDICIIEEYCDAEEELPQHPTHSVPSVHLPHDNPRRGTQNNNNNNNSRTINNNTATSRLGKFASAVKGSASRRPLVLLIGESLRTARANKRSRSSSGRCRDAAARRLQQHL